One window of the Bombus affinis isolate iyBomAffi1 chromosome 10, iyBomAffi1.2, whole genome shotgun sequence genome contains the following:
- the LOC126920868 gene encoding eukaryotic translation initiation factor 4H-like isoform X2 — protein MAGRGGYEDLRDYGGGYRSGRKPLPTEPPYTAFVGNLPNGIVQGDVDKIFKKLNVKGIRLVKDKETDRFKGFCYVEFEELADLEAALEMDGAVEVDKSVIKIDVAEGKRNDRGGGFDRRGRSGGGSGGGFRGRDGGRGGYGGYVGQGQGQGHAGRQGGGSREWPRNASSKSYGNRPPPRGTGPERKPFHDEPFHKDLPPADTSGRKRLILAPRTIQDPINAIAESSKSSSIYGGAKPREEKINTDDK, from the exons AGATTATGGGGGTGGATATCGAAGTGGCAGAAAACCATTGCCAACTGAACCACCATATACCGCATTTGTGGGAAATTTGCCAAATGGAATTGTACAAGGAGATGttgataaaattttcaaaaaactTAATGTTAAAGGAATCAGATTGGTTAAAGATAAGGAAACTGATAG GTTTAAGGGCTTTTGTTATGTTGAATTCGAAGAGTTGGCAGACTTAGAAGCTGCATTGGAAATGGATGGAGCAGTAGAAGTAGATAAAAGTGTCATCAAAATAGATGTAGCGGAGGGTAAAAGAAATGATCGAGGAGGTGGTTTTGACAGAAGAGGTCGCAGTGGTGGTGGTAGTGGAGGAGGCTTTAGAGGGAGAGATGGTGGTCGTGGTGGATATG GGGGCTATGTAGGTCAAGGCCAAGGCCAAGGTCATGCTGGTAGACAAG GAGGTGGAAGTCGAGAATGGCCACGTAATGCGTCATCTAAATCATATGGCAATAGACCACCTCCTCGTGGAACTGGACCTGAACGAAAACCATTTCATGATGAACCATTTCACAAAGATCTACCTCCAG CCGATACAAGTGGAAGAAAACGTCTTATACTTGCACCAAGGACAATTCAGGATCCGATAAATGCAATCGCGGAATCAAGTAAATCAAGCTCAATTTATGGTGGTGCAAAACCTCGGGAGGAAAAAATTAATACTGATGACAAGTAA
- the LOC126920868 gene encoding eukaryotic translation initiation factor 4H-like isoform X1 — translation MAGRGGYEDLRDYGGGYRSGRKPLPTEPPYTAFVGNLPNGIVQGDVDKIFKKLNVKGIRLVKDKETDRFKGFCYVEFEELADLEAALEMDGAVEVDKSVIKIDVAEGKRNDRGGGFDRRGRSGGGSGGGFRGRDGGRGGYGGYVGQGQGQGHAGRQGSTWDMRGNRGNYSQFNDDTGGGSREWPRNASSKSYGNRPPPRGTGPERKPFHDEPFHKDLPPADTSGRKRLILAPRTIQDPINAIAESSKSSSIYGGAKPREEKINTDDK, via the exons AGATTATGGGGGTGGATATCGAAGTGGCAGAAAACCATTGCCAACTGAACCACCATATACCGCATTTGTGGGAAATTTGCCAAATGGAATTGTACAAGGAGATGttgataaaattttcaaaaaactTAATGTTAAAGGAATCAGATTGGTTAAAGATAAGGAAACTGATAG GTTTAAGGGCTTTTGTTATGTTGAATTCGAAGAGTTGGCAGACTTAGAAGCTGCATTGGAAATGGATGGAGCAGTAGAAGTAGATAAAAGTGTCATCAAAATAGATGTAGCGGAGGGTAAAAGAAATGATCGAGGAGGTGGTTTTGACAGAAGAGGTCGCAGTGGTGGTGGTAGTGGAGGAGGCTTTAGAGGGAGAGATGGTGGTCGTGGTGGATATG GGGGCTATGTAGGTCAAGGCCAAGGCCAAGGTCATGCTGGTAGACAAGGTAGTACATGGGACATGAGGGGTAACCGGGGTAACTATAGTCAGTTTAATGATGATACAGGAGGTGGAAGTCGAGAATGGCCACGTAATGCGTCATCTAAATCATATGGCAATAGACCACCTCCTCGTGGAACTGGACCTGAACGAAAACCATTTCATGATGAACCATTTCACAAAGATCTACCTCCAG CCGATACAAGTGGAAGAAAACGTCTTATACTTGCACCAAGGACAATTCAGGATCCGATAAATGCAATCGCGGAATCAAGTAAATCAAGCTCAATTTATGGTGGTGCAAAACCTCGGGAGGAAAAAATTAATACTGATGACAAGTAA